aaaataattgtataatttgtttcggtatacatatacaaaaaaatcaattgcataatttgtgtttgtataaactaagaaaagagagaaagacaaaataaaTCTGGGCAGAGGaagatttgtatttgtataatcgtaagtgtataggacaaaaatatatatatttgtatttatatatacaactttctctcgctttatacatatacaaacgcaATGTATACATtcgtgtttgtataaagtgagagaggcgagtgagaacTGGGAGAGAGTGGAACgaaaatatgtgtatatatataatttcctctcgctttatacaaacacaaacacattttatacatttgtgtttgtataaaaacgAGAGAGGCAATAGAGAGACCGccgagagtggcgagcgagattcacCAAGGAGAGAGGCGAAATAGCCACAGTCTGATATGGggtataattaaatcaaaatatgattACGTCATTTAGTTTGGATTAATagtttccttatttttttccaaGCTTTTAGAAAATCATTGTAGTGAAAAATAACAGTAAGAAATTCGTAGTacaaattattaacataaattatagGACATATGAGCCGACGTAGGGGTGTCAAATAGACGGGTTGAAttgaaattgaatattataATGGGTTGAATAGAAATCAGTTTGGGTCTTGACCCGcccaagtttactttgggctcaaatgagttaaaaaaatgaattgaatcTTCACCCGCGCAATTTGACCccattaatctcaataatttaacatattgaaatttaacttttataatcacaatttaaattttcactCAAGAATTTTTCGTTAAAAACGTAACAAATGGATGGATAAATCCTTAAAgatgttaaatagataataattcataccttcaatatagaaaaatatcttaataaaaagttttaaaatgggttgaaattGGAATTGAATTGGGCTCAATCGATAATTCTCTTCAAATGGTTAAGCTTGAATGAGTTGAGATTAAactcaattcaaattatcttaaGCCCAACCCTTAAAATTCTGAACGGGTTGAGCGGGTTAGCTATGTTTGGATTCATTTTTTGACACCCCTAAAccgacccatacttcaaaattttcGCTTCACCCGCGTGGTATAAAATATCCCGCTTTGTTTACGCGCctctttaaatttaaaattcaacttGGCATCAAATCTATCATAATTTAATTGTACTCCAAAATGATTTTGGTATGACAATTACAAATTTTCCAATTCAAAACTTATTCAAAGATTTATAAAATCTTAACTTGGCCTATAAATAGAAGTCAATTCTaggcaaataaaaaaaaaaaaaaacacaaacaacAATGCCATTTGATCACCCATCATCTCTAATCAAATAcattttcctctttcttttagTTACTACAAAGAAAATGAGCATCgaaaaaaaccaaaaatcacaaaaaaagtttttcaaaataGTTCAAGAACTCAGTGTCTTTGATGGTGTTGAGATTGCTGCTGTCTTCTATAATGATTGTCACAAAAAACCTATAGTATATCCAGATTATGTTGGTGCCATTAAAacctttgaaaaatttaaaaagttgcCTATGCGTGAGCAATTTGAAACCAGTGGGACAATAGGAGAAATTCTCCAACAATTAATAAATGAGAAAAAGGAACAACTTCGAAAGCTAACGGAGGAGAACAACCGCAAAGAGATGCTGGTTCAACTGCATAATATGAAAGGAAAATTTTCTATTGACATGATAAAGCTTGAAGATCTCAGCGATTGGATGCATGTGATGAGAGAATATATCAAAGAactaaaagaaagaatgaaagcaAAGAAGGCTGAAGAAGAGGCTACCACATCGAATATTTAAACTTGATTTGGCCggtttaaattaaattaagtaaTATTTAAAGATTGTCATTGCTctcattgtttttttaatatgaaaaaaagtaaGTTTTATCTCTGGATGATCgatttataatttatgaatCCTTAAAGCCTAAAAATAGTATCActtgaaaatgttttaattgtTGTCTCCGTTAGtcacatttgtatatgtatgattagccagaatatatatatatacacacacaattcacctctctcctctctctcctccATATCCCATTCtcgcttgtcatatatacaaatacatatgtataatatataattttccaaccaatatacatatatgattCACTTCTCTCCCACTATTTTCCCCCtctctctcacctctctctcccagtctcgttctcctctctcctccatataacatgtagctacgaattATAACTattaaactatagctatgaagaATTATTAGGTTATTTTTTAAGTGGCTACATGTGAAAGTTTCCCAATTTTTTATGTCAAGTCCAATTCCAAAGTTCAACCTTGCCACTTTTTTCAAGTTGGGCTTAAGCTTTGtcaaaaataactaaacaacAATCATTATTTGGGCCGAAAAGAGTTTCTCTTGTATCACTATTAAATGGTACGATTGAATGATTGtgttttcatgaattttatttgtaaaagtgatatgaaaatttaaaggcTACAACGAACCTATTGTCATTAGCATTACATCGCCTTAAAATTTTCGTTATCCTAGTAATGTAGAACTTCTAAAAGCGCTTATAGATTTACTGATCGTTAATTTAAATATGTCAAATCAATAACTTTTAAATACAAAGTATCTGAAGAAATTAAACAGGACGCAAATACATCCTTTAGTCTATTTTTACTTCAATCTCAATTCTACATTATTGCTTAGCCaaataattctctttttttaaaaaaaaaaaaaaagaaagaaaatcgacaaaaaaaaattgcaccTTCTCTTTAGCATGTTCTCACAACCTTGTCATATTCCatcatgataaattaatgaaaataccACTATAACTACTTacttatctttctttttcaatatttagtaaaatggTCCTCAACACATTTTGGaacaaatatgtatatatatatatatatatatgattagcTTTGGGACATaacaatatttctttttaattattatccCTTTGAATTCTTCTTCAATATAACATAGGATTCCTCCATTTATTCCTCATGTAAATTTTAAGGCAATGAAATAAAAGCTTAATAATCAAGCAATGGATAATATATTGAAAGGTTGAAACTTCTTAAAGAAACATATTGGTTCTTCAACTCTTCTTGGCCAGTTCTGTtcttaaattattctttttgaaaaaaataaatctaacaATTGAAATCGACTTTATGAATTCTTAGTGATcttgtttcttcattttgaaTTCATCATAGCCGAACactacacaaaataaaaataaaaataccataaGTTCTCTATATTATTGGAatgaaaaaatctaaaataatt
This DNA window, taken from Solanum lycopersicum chromosome 5, SLM_r2.1, encodes the following:
- the LOC101263317 gene encoding agamous-like MADS-box protein AGL90, whose translation is MSIEKNQKSQKKFFKIVQELSVFDGVEIAAVFYNDCHKKPIVYPDYVGAIKTFEKFKKLPMREQFETSGTIGEILQQLINEKKEQLRKLTEENNRKEMLVQLHNMKGKFSIDMIKLEDLSDWMHVMREYIKELKERMKAKKAEEEATTSNI